The following are encoded together in the Pedobacter steynii genome:
- a CDS encoding DUF5074 domain-containing protein, with the protein MKMTNFKSVATAVFLSAALFSCKKDAPAEAELSQVTGKYEDGFFIINEGWFGHGTGSVSFFNAAGATLKDSIFQKENPGKGFEPGSSTVQFGTIFNKNLYVVSKINGPVVVADAKTMKEVGRIPASSEYDWRAFVGIDENDGLLSSSDGIYLVNLKTFKPAMRLLGTKGQVGDMLKTDKYVYTLSQSDGAVIYNISDYSVAKKIKGVSLGFARTPNGKVWYTGGKYLYQSDPQTLATDSVELPFTPSTTWFAWFSSPIIASSKENAVFIMKSPGFGGGKEIYKYVAGSKASLDKPFIITPDRQSFYKKNLGYYAKTDQIVTTTVQDGYGANYAVNNLYFYNAGTGQLNKTISYDKYHFPAMFVFH; encoded by the coding sequence ATGAAAATGACAAATTTTAAGAGTGTAGCAACTGCAGTATTTTTATCTGCAGCGTTATTCTCCTGTAAGAAAGATGCCCCTGCGGAAGCAGAATTGAGTCAGGTGACGGGTAAATATGAAGATGGTTTTTTTATCATCAATGAAGGATGGTTTGGACATGGTACCGGATCTGTCAGCTTTTTTAATGCAGCCGGTGCTACATTAAAGGATAGCATTTTCCAAAAAGAGAATCCGGGTAAAGGTTTTGAGCCGGGAAGCTCCACAGTACAATTTGGAACGATCTTCAATAAAAATCTATATGTAGTAAGTAAGATAAACGGACCAGTTGTGGTGGCCGATGCAAAGACGATGAAAGAAGTGGGACGAATCCCGGCCTCTTCTGAATACGATTGGCGTGCATTTGTTGGAATCGATGAAAATGATGGTCTATTGAGTAGTAGTGATGGTATTTATCTTGTAAATCTTAAAACTTTCAAACCTGCAATGCGTCTTTTGGGCACTAAAGGACAGGTTGGAGACATGTTGAAGACGGATAAATATGTATATACACTTTCTCAGTCTGACGGTGCGGTAATTTATAATATTTCAGATTATTCGGTAGCCAAAAAAATAAAAGGAGTAAGTCTTGGTTTTGCAAGGACACCAAATGGTAAAGTTTGGTATACCGGAGGTAAGTACCTTTATCAGTCAGATCCGCAAACCCTGGCAACGGATAGTGTGGAATTGCCTTTTACGCCGAGTACTACCTGGTTTGCCTGGTTCTCATCTCCAATTATTGCTTCCAGTAAAGAAAATGCAGTGTTTATTATGAAATCACCGGGCTTTGGTGGTGGAAAAGAGATTTATAAATATGTAGCTGGCAGTAAGGCTTCTTTAGATAAACCTTTTATTATCACGCCTGACCGGCAGTCTTTCTACAAAAAGAACCTGGGATATTATGCAAAGACCGATCAGATTGTAACTACAACTGTTCAGGATGGCTACGGTGCAAATTATGCGGTCAACAACCTATATTTTTATAATGCGGGAACAGGGCAGCTGAATAAAACCATTAGCTATGATAAGTACCATTTTCCGGCTATGTTTGTATTTCATTAA
- a CDS encoding cell surface protein encodes MNTRHYLTSALIATALLSGCKKDGETAAVIPEVPENTAFVTRLFEYVPAPGQFINLGSGRMESAQSILKKEGIVSLGAWGGYIVLGFDHTVINRKDLPDILVKGNAQSNFAEPGVVWVMKDENKNGQPDDIWYEIAGSEFGKAGYIRNYEVTYTKPTPVNGDVSWKDNKGNTGLIEANTFHSQSYFPDWISGAEYTLKGTLLPSSNINMMNPAFVTSLPFAFGYADNIAGGDQIDIAKAIDKDGKNISLTGIDFIKIQTGIQANMKSVGELSTELTSVTDLSLIK; translated from the coding sequence ATGAATACCAGACACTATCTGACATCAGCACTTATTGCAACAGCTCTTTTATCAGGATGTAAGAAAGACGGGGAAACAGCTGCGGTTATTCCCGAGGTTCCTGAAAATACTGCCTTTGTTACCCGCTTATTCGAATATGTTCCTGCTCCCGGTCAGTTTATCAATCTCGGATCCGGCCGTATGGAATCAGCGCAAAGTATTCTGAAAAAGGAAGGAATCGTAAGTCTCGGTGCCTGGGGAGGATACATCGTTCTTGGATTTGACCATACTGTAATCAATCGGAAAGATCTTCCTGATATTTTGGTGAAGGGGAATGCTCAGTCAAATTTTGCGGAACCCGGAGTCGTGTGGGTGATGAAGGATGAAAATAAAAATGGCCAGCCTGATGATATCTGGTATGAGATTGCAGGGAGTGAATTTGGTAAAGCTGGATATATCCGCAATTACGAGGTTACTTATACCAAACCTACGCCGGTTAACGGAGATGTTTCCTGGAAGGATAATAAGGGGAATACGGGTTTGATTGAGGCAAATACATTCCACAGTCAGTCCTATTTCCCTGACTGGATCAGCGGTGCCGAATATACCTTGAAAGGTACTTTGCTTCCTTCATCAAATATAAATATGATGAACCCGGCATTTGTGACTAGTCTACCCTTTGCTTTCGGATATGCCGATAACATCGCAGGCGGAGATCAGATAGATATTGCGAAAGCAATTGATAAGGATGGAAAAAACATCAGCTTAACGGGGATTGATTTTATTAAGATACAAACCGGTATTCAGGCAAACATGAAATCAGTAGGGGAGCTTTCCACAGAGCTGACCAGTGTTACGGACCTCAGTCTTATTAAATAA
- a CDS encoding SIR2 family NAD-dependent protein deacylase gives MKKKLVVLTGAGISAESGLKTFRDTDGLWEGFNVYDVATPEAWLKNPELVQDFYNQRRKQVLAAEPNDAHRGLVELEAHYDVQIITQNIDDLHERAGSSNVTHLHGVITRSQSDLNPELTYPVNGWEIKMGELCELGAQLRAHVVWFGEAVPMIEAAAGICRSADLFVLIGSSLAVYPAANLLNFVPRRSPRYIIDPKIPEMRDSSRIVRIEKTATEGLKELLQLLS, from the coding sequence ATGAAGAAGAAGCTGGTCGTCTTAACGGGTGCTGGAATTAGTGCTGAAAGTGGTTTAAAAACTTTTAGGGACACGGATGGGTTGTGGGAAGGCTTTAATGTATATGATGTAGCTACGCCTGAAGCCTGGCTTAAAAATCCAGAACTGGTGCAGGATTTTTATAACCAGAGAAGAAAGCAGGTGCTGGCAGCCGAACCAAATGATGCGCATAGGGGATTAGTTGAGCTGGAGGCTCATTATGATGTCCAGATTATTACCCAGAATATTGACGATCTGCATGAAAGAGCAGGATCTTCAAATGTGACCCATTTGCATGGTGTGATTACCAGATCGCAATCAGACCTCAATCCAGAATTGACCTATCCTGTAAACGGCTGGGAAATAAAAATGGGCGAGCTTTGTGAATTGGGGGCTCAGCTGCGTGCACATGTGGTATGGTTTGGAGAGGCAGTGCCTATGATCGAGGCAGCAGCTGGAATTTGCAGATCTGCAGATCTGTTTGTATTGATAGGCAGTTCATTGGCAGTATATCCCGCTGCAAATCTGCTGAATTTTGTTCCCAGAAGAAGCCCGAGGTATATCATCGATCCGAAAATACCGGAAATGAGAGACAGCAGTAGAATAGTCCGAATTGAAAAAACAGCAACCGAAGGTTTGAAAGAACTGTTACAACTGCTGAGTTAA
- a CDS encoding YncE family protein: MKRIKLKHQNILSILLMAMTLTSACRKDPQVIKEEQEEVIAPEPARPAKGFYLVNEGNMGMNKASLDYMDFRTGIYRRNIYNEANPTQVKGLGDVANDVGIYGSKLYIVVNVSNKVEVLDVKTGKRLQQINIVNCRYITFKNGKAYVSAYLGEVGNAAEPNGIVAQIDTASLTEEKRVKVGRQPEEMAIIGSKLYVANSGGYSPENYERTVSVIDLNSFTETKRIDVAINLHRLKADKYGDLYVTSRGDYLETKSKMFVIDTKTDKVKKQFDLAVSNLTINNDIAYFYGSEWNHNTGETTVTYGMLDVNEEQVLDKKFITDGTDKSIVIPYGIAVDPFTKEVFVTDAGDYVSPGVVYCFSPQGLKKWSVTAGDIPAHFAFVYK, translated from the coding sequence ATGAAAAGAATCAAACTTAAACACCAGAACATCCTGAGCATCCTGTTGATGGCAATGACGCTGACCAGCGCTTGCCGTAAAGACCCACAGGTGATCAAAGAAGAACAAGAAGAGGTGATTGCTCCTGAGCCAGCCCGTCCGGCCAAAGGTTTTTACCTGGTAAATGAGGGGAATATGGGGATGAATAAAGCCTCACTTGATTACATGGATTTCAGAACAGGAATATATAGAAGAAATATTTATAATGAAGCCAATCCTACACAGGTAAAAGGACTTGGTGATGTAGCGAATGATGTTGGGATTTATGGATCAAAACTATATATCGTAGTAAATGTTTCCAATAAAGTGGAAGTGTTAGACGTAAAAACCGGTAAAAGGCTGCAGCAGATTAATATTGTCAACTGTCGTTATATCACCTTCAAAAATGGTAAAGCTTATGTCAGCGCCTATTTAGGAGAGGTTGGAAATGCCGCTGAGCCGAATGGTATTGTTGCGCAGATTGATACCGCTTCCTTAACGGAAGAAAAAAGAGTGAAAGTAGGCCGTCAACCAGAAGAGATGGCCATTATTGGAAGTAAACTATATGTCGCCAATTCTGGAGGTTACAGTCCGGAAAACTATGAGAGGACCGTTTCTGTGATCGACTTAAATTCCTTCACAGAGACCAAAAGAATTGACGTTGCCATTAATCTTCATCGGCTAAAAGCAGATAAATATGGTGATTTATATGTGACTTCAAGAGGTGATTATCTGGAAACAAAGTCCAAAATGTTTGTGATCGATACCAAAACAGACAAGGTAAAGAAGCAGTTTGATCTGGCAGTGAGTAACCTGACGATTAATAATGATATTGCTTATTTCTATGGCTCGGAATGGAACCATAATACAGGAGAAACCACCGTTACTTATGGCATGCTTGATGTGAATGAAGAGCAGGTTCTGGATAAAAAATTTATTACTGACGGAACGGATAAAAGCATTGTCATTCCTTATGGTATTGCTGTTGATCCTTTTACCAAAGAGGTATTTGTGACTGATGCCGGTGATTACGTTTCGCCAGGAGTGGTGTATTGTTTTAGTCCGCAGGGATTAAAGAAATGGTCAGTGACAGCGGGAGATATTCCGGCACATTTTGCATTTGTTTATAAATAA
- a CDS encoding STN and carboxypeptidase regulatory-like domain-containing protein codes for MKTRMIIFFLVLSGSALAQTTTGTYQHNLSKRVSFYIRQERVSQVLSKMSKAGDFYFAYNGTLFSQDSLVNLNVRNAPVRDVLDQMFNGKVDYKENAEYIILRYAVNHLTIEPENITTAENLYMISGYVVDTQTGKKVTQASVYEKRLLQSTLTDNDGYFRLRFKGDHKEVILNASKETYRDTALVFLADITIKPESYDDPDREKGTMFSNAIEDLGIGRFFISSAQRIQNLNIPNFFANTPFQASLTPGLSSHGMMSSRVINKVSLNVIGGYTAGVDGVEFAGAFNLTKGNVKKAQVAGIFNTVGGDVDGTQFAGLHNDVRGQLKGAQAAGLLNIVKGDVNGVQFAGMANIVSGNMKGFQAAGLTNIVGAETKGVQIAGLGNVNSRNSVGIAIAGLANITSKTSSGLQLAGLFNATKKNTGFQIALVNLADSSSGTSLGLLNFIGDGYHKISISANEQINTNIALKTGNAKLYSIILAGYNFSDTAKLATLGIGFGHDFIFNKRLSLAPELLFQYLYPGNWDYSNSLTKFQLNLQIQVFKGFTIFGGPSYSYYNSDAPAGSSAKNYKQQIVPRKHHNFSGNNKGWHGWNVGITIM; via the coding sequence ATGAAGACCAGAATGATTATTTTTTTTCTCGTTTTATCGGGATCTGCCCTTGCCCAGACAACTACCGGCACTTATCAGCACAACCTTTCCAAAAGAGTGAGCTTTTACATCAGACAGGAAAGGGTAAGTCAGGTCCTGAGCAAAATGAGTAAAGCGGGAGATTTCTACTTTGCCTATAACGGCACTTTATTTTCCCAGGACAGTCTGGTAAACCTAAATGTAAGAAATGCACCGGTCAGAGATGTTCTGGACCAGATGTTTAACGGAAAGGTGGATTATAAGGAAAATGCAGAATACATCATTCTCCGCTATGCAGTAAACCACCTGACCATCGAACCTGAAAATATCACCACCGCTGAGAATCTGTATATGATCAGCGGTTATGTTGTGGATACCCAAACCGGAAAAAAAGTTACACAGGCCAGTGTTTATGAAAAAAGATTATTACAGTCTACACTAACAGACAACGATGGCTATTTCAGATTGCGTTTTAAGGGCGATCATAAAGAGGTCATCCTCAACGCCAGTAAAGAAACTTACCGGGATACAGCCTTGGTTTTTCTTGCCGATATCACCATCAAACCTGAATCTTATGATGATCCGGACAGAGAAAAGGGAACTATGTTTTCGAATGCAATTGAAGATCTGGGCATCGGTCGTTTCTTTATCTCCTCTGCACAAAGGATACAGAATTTAAACATTCCTAACTTCTTCGCCAATACCCCTTTTCAGGCCTCCCTTACACCTGGACTAAGTTCTCATGGAATGATGAGTTCCAGGGTCATCAATAAAGTATCTTTAAACGTGATTGGCGGATATACCGCGGGAGTAGATGGAGTGGAGTTTGCCGGTGCATTTAACCTGACCAAGGGAAACGTAAAAAAGGCACAGGTAGCTGGAATTTTCAATACGGTTGGCGGTGATGTAGACGGAACTCAGTTCGCCGGACTACATAATGATGTAAGGGGACAACTAAAAGGAGCACAGGCTGCAGGCTTGCTCAATATTGTAAAAGGAGATGTAAATGGAGTGCAATTTGCCGGAATGGCCAATATTGTGAGTGGAAATATGAAGGGATTTCAGGCAGCTGGGTTGACAAACATTGTGGGTGCTGAAACAAAGGGCGTTCAAATTGCAGGTCTTGGTAATGTAAATTCACGTAATTCAGTGGGAATAGCAATTGCAGGATTGGCTAACATTACTTCCAAAACCTCTTCCGGTTTGCAATTGGCCGGACTCTTCAACGCTACAAAGAAGAACACGGGTTTTCAAATCGCGCTGGTTAATCTTGCAGATTCTTCTTCGGGAACAAGCCTTGGTCTGCTTAATTTTATCGGAGATGGTTACCATAAAATCAGCATATCTGCGAATGAACAGATCAATACAAATATTGCCCTAAAAACTGGAAATGCAAAGCTTTACAGCATTATTTTAGCGGGATACAATTTCTCTGACACCGCAAAACTGGCTACACTGGGCATTGGTTTCGGCCACGATTTCATTTTCAACAAACGTTTATCTCTTGCACCGGAACTCTTGTTTCAATACCTGTATCCTGGCAATTGGGACTATTCAAATTCATTAACAAAATTCCAATTGAATCTTCAGATCCAGGTCTTTAAGGGCTTTACGATATTTGGAGGTCCATCCTACTCTTATTACAATAGCGATGCCCCTGCCGGGTCGAGCGCTAAGAATTACAAGCAACAGATTGTGCCACGAAAACACCATAATTTCAGCGGAAATAATAAAGGATGGCATGGCTGGAATGTCGGGATTACCATTATGTGA
- a CDS encoding TonB-dependent receptor plug domain-containing protein, whose product MRRNNFTIKGINPCFFTFLAISWLGLAMPLNLFAQTDSLKRSRKDSLEKINQLKEVQIKTIKITRRQTSSTPLQILSGADLEKLNSLSVADAVRFFSGVQLKDYGGIGGLKTINVRSMGTNHTAVFYDGVQLGNAQNGQVDLGKFSLDNIEEIELYNGQKSNVLQSAKSFASASSLYLKARQPSFEEGRNNRFKGVIRTGSFGLVNPSLLWQHKISEHTYSTLSAEFKKANGRYKFRSTNGVWDTTGVRTDGDVEAMRLELGLNGILRDSSKWSVKLYGYNDNQGLPGAIVANVWHFSQRMWNRNFFAQSAYEKTIGKYSLMASAKYSNDYLRYLNPDIVTTTGLLNNKYHQQELYLSLANKVKINHFWDVVWSTDYQINDMNANLYRFAYPIRNTFLNALATQVHFDRLDIQANLLSTLTYDKVKSGPAAGNKNELTPTIMISWQPFDQKEFRIRSFYKSIFRMPTFNDLYYAFYQFTILKPEYTKQYDLGFTYIKGYENRALTQFSIQTDAYFNKVKDKIVAVPGTSQAMWSMRNLGQVEIKGLDVNVQSAWQLNKELSLNAGINYTYQQALNTERTSTTYKHQIPYIPLHNITFLASVSYKNLAMNYSYLYTGERYDQSANIAQNYVQPFYTHDMAIHYHAVIHKRKVRVTAEMNNMFNQAYEVITNYPMPGRSYRFSLTYDY is encoded by the coding sequence ATGAGAAGAAACAATTTTACCATTAAAGGTATAAATCCTTGTTTTTTTACTTTTCTTGCCATCAGCTGGCTTGGGTTGGCTATGCCTTTAAATTTGTTTGCCCAAACGGATTCTTTAAAGCGATCCAGAAAAGATTCGCTGGAAAAGATCAACCAGCTGAAAGAAGTACAAATCAAGACCATCAAGATTACCCGGCGTCAGACTTCTTCTACTCCTTTACAGATTCTTTCTGGTGCTGATCTGGAAAAACTGAACAGTCTTTCTGTTGCTGACGCAGTTCGCTTCTTTTCAGGAGTACAACTGAAAGACTACGGAGGTATTGGTGGACTGAAGACCATCAATGTACGTAGTATGGGGACCAATCATACCGCGGTTTTTTATGATGGAGTACAATTAGGAAATGCACAGAACGGACAAGTAGACCTGGGGAAGTTTTCCCTGGATAATATTGAAGAGATCGAATTGTATAACGGGCAGAAAAGCAATGTTTTGCAATCTGCCAAAAGTTTTGCTTCTGCAAGTTCCTTATATCTGAAAGCGAGACAGCCGAGTTTTGAAGAGGGGAGAAATAACCGGTTTAAGGGTGTAATCAGAACAGGTTCTTTTGGTCTGGTTAATCCTTCATTACTATGGCAGCATAAAATTTCGGAACATACTTATAGTACGTTGAGCGCTGAGTTTAAAAAGGCTAATGGACGTTATAAATTTCGTTCGACAAATGGGGTATGGGATACCACAGGAGTAAGAACAGATGGGGATGTGGAGGCAATGAGGCTGGAACTGGGACTGAACGGAATCCTTCGGGATAGCAGCAAATGGAGTGTTAAGTTGTATGGTTACAATGATAATCAGGGTTTGCCCGGAGCTATTGTTGCCAATGTATGGCATTTTTCCCAACGGATGTGGAATCGTAATTTCTTTGCTCAATCAGCCTATGAAAAGACTATAGGAAAGTATAGTCTGATGGCTTCCGCTAAATATTCCAATGATTATCTGCGCTATCTGAACCCGGATATTGTGACGACAACAGGGCTTTTGAACAACAAATATCATCAGCAGGAATTGTATCTGTCATTGGCAAATAAAGTAAAAATCAATCATTTTTGGGATGTGGTATGGTCGACAGACTATCAGATTAATGATATGAATGCAAATCTCTATCGCTTTGCTTACCCCATCAGGAATACCTTTTTAAATGCATTGGCTACGCAAGTCCACTTCGACAGACTGGATATCCAGGCGAATTTGCTAAGTACTTTGACCTACGATAAGGTGAAAAGTGGGCCTGCTGCGGGGAATAAGAATGAACTTACGCCAACCATTATGATATCCTGGCAGCCATTTGATCAGAAAGAGTTTAGGATTCGTTCTTTTTACAAGAGCATATTCCGGATGCCGACATTTAATGATTTGTATTATGCCTTTTATCAGTTTACTATACTTAAACCTGAATATACCAAACAATACGATCTGGGCTTTACTTATATAAAAGGATATGAAAACAGGGCATTAACGCAATTTTCTATACAAACAGATGCTTATTTTAATAAGGTGAAAGATAAAATCGTTGCGGTTCCCGGAACATCACAAGCCATGTGGAGTATGAGAAACCTGGGGCAGGTGGAGATTAAAGGTTTGGATGTCAATGTACAATCGGCATGGCAGCTGAATAAGGAATTAAGCCTAAATGCAGGTATCAACTATACTTATCAGCAGGCCCTGAATACGGAAAGGACTTCTACAACATATAAACATCAGATTCCATATATCCCATTACATAACATTACTTTTCTGGCAAGTGTATCCTATAAAAATCTGGCCATGAACTACAGCTATTTGTATACAGGAGAACGTTATGACCAGTCGGCCAACATTGCTCAGAATTATGTTCAGCCTTTTTATACCCATGATATGGCCATTCACTATCATGCGGTTATTCATAAAAGAAAAGTAAGGGTTACTGCAGAAATGAATAATATGTTTAATCAGGCCTACGAGGTCATTACCAATTACCCTATGCCTGGCCGTTCCTACCGGTTTAGCCTGACTTATGATTATTAG
- a CDS encoding cell surface protein codes for MKIKHCLAIALLSFSVLTSCKKDKEEQPVLSVKMAVTDKALNGKVNEKINFSAAVENGVLVEQSWTLDGVIKTTAGSFEFTPPKSGIYSIAYTAKASGTEFTYDYTLNVGVPTVPVTPTSNSFVTKLLEYSPAPGQFINKAPGNLVSAQGILGKKGMVTLGAWGGYIVLGFDHTVINETGKDDIIVYGNPMPNFAEPGIVWVMQDENGNGLADDTWYEISGSEFNKTGYRRNYSVTYTRPVPTTADVPWKDSDGNTGVVKTNSFHKQSYFPEWITGNTYTLKGSLLPSTGINMSNPSYITSTPFAWGYADNTVGGDKIDIAKAVDKDGKSVALGGIDFIRIQTAIQANMGWLGELSTEVIGVEDLSLVK; via the coding sequence ATGAAAATCAAACATTGCCTCGCTATTGCGCTATTGAGTTTTAGCGTTTTGACATCCTGCAAAAAGGACAAAGAAGAACAACCTGTATTATCTGTAAAGATGGCCGTAACCGATAAAGCCTTAAACGGAAAGGTGAATGAGAAAATTAATTTTTCTGCAGCCGTGGAGAATGGTGTGCTGGTGGAACAGAGCTGGACACTGGATGGAGTCATTAAAACTACAGCAGGTTCTTTCGAATTTACGCCACCTAAGTCGGGTATTTATAGTATTGCTTATACTGCAAAAGCAAGCGGTACTGAATTTACCTATGATTATACACTGAATGTAGGCGTTCCTACTGTTCCGGTTACACCGACCAGCAATAGTTTTGTTACGAAATTACTGGAATATTCTCCTGCTCCCGGACAGTTTATTAATAAAGCGCCTGGAAACCTGGTGAGTGCTCAGGGGATTCTGGGTAAAAAGGGAATGGTAACCCTTGGCGCCTGGGGAGGATATATTGTCCTTGGGTTTGACCATACGGTAATTAATGAAACTGGTAAAGATGACATCATTGTTTATGGAAATCCAATGCCAAATTTTGCAGAGCCAGGAATTGTTTGGGTGATGCAGGATGAAAACGGAAATGGATTAGCGGATGATACCTGGTATGAAATCTCCGGCAGCGAATTTAACAAAACGGGATACAGGCGCAATTATTCAGTTACCTATACCAGACCTGTACCGACAACCGCAGATGTACCGTGGAAAGATAGTGATGGTAATACCGGTGTGGTTAAAACGAATAGTTTCCACAAGCAATCTTATTTCCCGGAATGGATAACGGGTAATACATATACCCTAAAGGGGTCTTTATTACCTTCTACCGGCATTAATATGTCTAACCCTTCCTATATCACAAGTACTCCTTTCGCATGGGGGTATGCCGATAATACGGTTGGCGGAGATAAGATAGATATTGCAAAGGCAGTAGATAAAGATGGTAAAAGTGTGGCATTGGGAGGAATTGATTTCATTAGGATCCAGACTGCAATACAGGCCAATATGGGTTGGCTAGGAGAATTATCGACAGAAGTGATTGGTGTTGAAGACCTGAGCCTGGTAAAATAA
- a CDS encoding YncE family protein has protein sequence MELKSTLKSIAVAAVFMAAVSSCKKDKMPVIEPGPVSTIGVYVLNEGAYNTVTNSTSSSISYYDIATKTTEKDYFKKQNGKDLGSNANDLQQYGSKIYCLITGTTVAAKDSYIEVLNISTGKSIKRIAFSDANGGFMPRFIVFNKNKAYVSGYDGNITKIDTASLAIETRVKVGGALEELAIVNNKLYVTNSVHPFFPSDIKSSVSVVDLNTFAKIKEIPMGLNPARISATENGDLFVMTRGQYQPSIPATIDKLSSVTDTRVSSDDKSGPSFLKITKNKGFAIGYNPGPYLKSLDVSTGALKGNLITDATVVTSAYAVTLNPLDNTFFVADAKDYTGDGMLFGFSEDGKHKFSFSTGTNPQAAVFRYGYK, from the coding sequence ATGGAATTAAAAAGTACTTTAAAATCAATTGCAGTAGCTGCCGTGTTTATGGCTGCCGTTTCTTCTTGTAAGAAAGATAAAATGCCGGTTATTGAGCCAGGCCCGGTTTCTACAATAGGTGTATATGTGTTGAATGAGGGCGCATACAATACCGTTACCAACAGCACCAGTAGCAGCATTAGTTATTATGATATTGCCACAAAAACAACAGAAAAAGATTATTTCAAAAAACAAAATGGCAAAGACCTGGGGTCAAACGCCAACGACTTGCAGCAATATGGCAGCAAAATTTATTGTCTCATTACCGGAACAACTGTTGCCGCAAAGGATTCTTATATTGAAGTGTTGAACATCAGTACTGGTAAATCTATAAAACGCATTGCTTTTTCAGACGCCAATGGTGGATTTATGCCTCGTTTTATAGTCTTTAATAAGAACAAAGCCTATGTTTCCGGATATGATGGAAACATTACAAAAATTGATACAGCAAGTCTGGCAATTGAGACGAGGGTTAAAGTTGGTGGTGCATTAGAAGAATTGGCGATTGTAAATAACAAATTATATGTGACCAATTCTGTACATCCGTTTTTTCCTTCGGATATTAAGTCCTCTGTATCTGTTGTAGACCTGAACACTTTTGCTAAAATTAAAGAGATTCCTATGGGTTTAAATCCTGCCAGAATCTCAGCTACTGAAAACGGAGATTTATTTGTAATGACCAGAGGTCAGTACCAGCCTTCAATTCCGGCAACAATAGATAAACTAAGTAGTGTTACCGATACCAGAGTAAGCAGTGATGATAAATCGGGCCCATCATTTTTAAAAATCACAAAAAACAAAGGGTTTGCTATAGGATATAATCCAGGGCCTTACCTGAAATCCCTTGACGTCTCCACAGGAGCGCTTAAAGGTAATTTAATAACTGATGCTACCGTGGTTACTTCGGCTTATGCAGTAACTTTAAATCCATTGGACAATACTTTCTTTGTAGCCGATGCAAAGGATTATACCGGAGATGGAATGCTCTTTGGGTTTAGTGAAGATGGTAAACATAAATTCTCTTTCTCTACAGGTACCAATCCTCAGGCTGCAGTATTCAGATATGGTTATAAATAA
- a CDS encoding DUF6580 family putative transport protein translates to MSESKFNPRTIILLLIIIFVSIIRVAAPFSGDFKVIANFSAVGAIALFGGAYFNNNIKAFAFPLLILLLSDLFIAKTSGFGFFYGGWYWTYIAFILMVFVSKVMMNKVTVLSFITTSVAAVLVHWIISDISAMYIPGLYAPTLAGYWTCLVAAIPFELKFLYGTFAYGAIMFGAFEMLKAKYPNLSLTHSRVA, encoded by the coding sequence ATGTCTGAATCTAAATTCAATCCGCGTACGATAATCTTATTATTGATTATCATTTTTGTCAGCATTATCCGTGTTGCAGCTCCATTTTCCGGTGACTTTAAAGTGATCGCTAATTTCTCTGCTGTAGGGGCTATCGCTTTATTCGGAGGGGCATATTTCAATAACAATATTAAAGCATTTGCTTTTCCACTATTGATTTTATTATTGAGTGATCTATTTATTGCAAAAACTTCAGGGTTTGGATTTTTCTATGGTGGATGGTATTGGACCTATATTGCCTTCATATTGATGGTATTTGTAAGTAAGGTAATGATGAATAAAGTGACTGTATTGAGCTTTATTACGACTTCAGTTGCTGCGGTTCTTGTTCACTGGATCATCAGTGATATCAGTGCAATGTATATTCCTGGCTTATATGCACCTACTTTAGCCGGATACTGGACGTGTTTAGTTGCGGCGATTCCATTTGAACTAAAATTCCTTTATGGAACCTTTGCTTATGGAGCCATTATGTTTGGTGCTTTCGAAATGCTTAAGGCTAAATATCCAAATTTGAGTTTAACCCATTCAAGAGTAGCTTAA